The Macrococcoides canis genome has a window encoding:
- the pckA gene encoding phosphoenolpyruvate carboxykinase (ATP), with product MGENSQVIDQLNKLNAENLKRQLSRTQLITEILFNGEGVLTESGAVRSETGKYTGRSPKDKFIVRETETEDNIDWGTINQPIEEEVFLNLLDKVTDYLSKKEKIYEFQGYAGADKSSQLQLRVVNELAWHNLFARTMFIRPETTEEGLNITPDFTIISAPHFKADPAVDGTKSETFIITSFRHKIILIGGTEYAGEMKKGIFGVMNYLLPTQGIMSMHCSANVGANKDVALFFGLSGTGKTTLSADPHRQLIGDDEHGWNDNGVFNIEGGCYAKTIDLSREKEPQIYDAIRYGAILENVKVDEEGRPDYTDKSLTENTRAAYPIENIDNIVLPSIAGHAKTIIFLTADAFGVLPPISKLTKEQAMYHFLSGFTSKLAGTERGITSPQPVFSTCFGSPFLPLHATVYANMLGDLIDKHDAAVYLVNTGWTGGEYGVGSRMNLTHTRSMIRRAISGELKTVEYHQDEIFGLNIPKHVPGVPADILYPRNAWVSQDAYDEKAKDLALRFQENFKKFGEKSADIEEKGGFKFRG from the coding sequence ATGGGGGAAAATAGTCAAGTAATTGATCAATTGAACAAATTAAACGCTGAGAATTTAAAACGTCAATTATCAAGAACGCAATTAATCACTGAAATTCTATTCAACGGCGAAGGTGTGTTAACAGAATCAGGAGCGGTACGCAGCGAAACAGGTAAATATACAGGACGCTCACCGAAAGATAAATTCATCGTACGTGAAACTGAAACAGAAGACAACATCGACTGGGGTACAATCAACCAGCCTATCGAAGAAGAAGTATTCTTAAACTTACTGGATAAAGTAACAGACTACTTAAGCAAGAAAGAAAAAATCTACGAATTCCAAGGCTATGCAGGTGCGGATAAATCATCACAACTGCAACTACGTGTTGTGAACGAACTTGCTTGGCATAACTTATTTGCACGCACAATGTTTATTCGTCCTGAAACGACAGAAGAAGGATTAAACATTACACCTGATTTCACAATTATCTCTGCACCACACTTTAAAGCAGACCCAGCAGTTGATGGAACGAAATCTGAAACATTCATCATTACAAGCTTCCGTCATAAGATTATCTTAATCGGTGGTACGGAATATGCTGGTGAAATGAAAAAAGGTATCTTCGGTGTGATGAACTACTTATTACCGACACAAGGGATCATGAGTATGCACTGTTCAGCTAACGTAGGTGCGAATAAAGATGTAGCGTTATTCTTCGGATTATCTGGTACAGGTAAGACGACGTTATCTGCTGACCCACATCGTCAATTAATTGGTGATGATGAGCACGGATGGAATGATAACGGGGTATTCAATATCGAGGGCGGTTGCTATGCGAAGACAATCGACTTATCTCGTGAGAAAGAGCCACAAATCTACGACGCAATTCGTTACGGGGCAATCTTAGAAAACGTTAAAGTAGATGAAGAAGGAAGACCAGACTACACAGATAAATCATTAACTGAAAATACACGTGCAGCATATCCAATCGAGAATATCGATAATATCGTTCTACCATCAATTGCCGGACACGCGAAGACGATCATCTTCTTAACTGCAGATGCGTTCGGTGTGTTACCTCCAATTTCTAAATTAACGAAAGAACAAGCGATGTATCACTTCTTAAGTGGATTTACATCTAAATTAGCAGGAACTGAACGTGGCATTACAAGCCCACAACCAGTATTCTCTACATGTTTCGGTTCACCGTTCTTACCGCTACACGCGACAGTATATGCGAATATGTTAGGTGATTTAATCGATAAACATGATGCAGCAGTTTACCTTGTGAATACAGGATGGACTGGTGGAGAGTATGGTGTTGGTAGTCGTATGAACTTAACACATACACGTTCTATGATTCGTCGCGCGATTAGTGGTGAATTGAAGACAGTTGAGTATCATCAGGATGAAATCTTCGGACTTAACATTCCGAAACATGTACCAGGTGTACCGGCTGATATTCTGTATCCGCGTAATGCATGGGTGTCTCAAGATGCGTATGATGAGAAAGCGAAAGATTTAGCGTTACGCTTCCAGGAGAACTTTAAGAAGTTTGGTGAGAAGTCAGCGGATATCGAAGAAAAAGGCGGATTTAAGTTTAGAGGATAA
- the metK gene encoding methionine adenosyltransferase has protein sequence MTDRKLFTSESVTEGHPDKIADQISDAILDEILKGDPKARVACETSVTTGMALIAGEITTSTYVDIPKVVRETVKEIGYTRAKFGYDFQTMAVLTAIDEQSPDIAQGVDKALEDRESLSDSDIESIGAGDQGLMFGFACNETESLMPLPISLSHELARRLTEVRKDGTLDYLRPDGKTQVTVEYDEAGKPKRIDTIVISSQHHEKIELEQIQADIKEHVIKPVVPADLIDDETKYFINPTGRFVIGGPQGDAGLTGRKIIVDTYGGYARHGGGAFSGKDATKVDRSGAYAARYVAKNIVAAGLADKCEVQLAYAIGVAQPVSISVETYGTSEYTEQQLVEAVRKTFDLRPAGIIQMLDLRRPIYKQTAAYGHFGRTDVDLPWEATDRVDTLKSNLS, from the coding sequence ATGACAGATCGTAAATTATTTACTTCAGAATCAGTAACAGAAGGACATCCGGATAAGATTGCTGACCAGATTAGTGATGCTATCTTAGACGAAATCTTAAAAGGAGACCCTAAAGCGCGTGTTGCTTGTGAAACGTCTGTAACGACAGGTATGGCGCTAATTGCAGGTGAGATCACTACGTCAACGTATGTGGATATTCCTAAAGTTGTGCGTGAAACAGTTAAGGAAATTGGTTATACACGTGCGAAGTTCGGTTATGACTTCCAGACGATGGCAGTGCTTACTGCAATCGATGAGCAGTCACCAGATATCGCTCAAGGGGTGGACAAAGCGTTAGAAGACCGTGAGTCATTATCAGATTCAGATATCGAGTCTATCGGTGCAGGCGACCAAGGTTTAATGTTCGGCTTTGCTTGTAACGAAACAGAAAGCTTAATGCCATTACCAATCTCATTATCACATGAGCTTGCGCGTCGTTTAACAGAAGTGCGTAAAGATGGCACGTTAGATTACCTTCGTCCAGATGGTAAGACACAAGTAACAGTTGAGTATGATGAAGCAGGGAAACCGAAACGAATTGACACGATCGTTATCTCATCTCAGCACCATGAGAAGATTGAACTTGAACAAATTCAGGCAGATATTAAAGAACACGTGATCAAGCCGGTTGTTCCAGCTGATTTAATTGATGATGAAACGAAATACTTCATCAATCCAACAGGCCGTTTCGTAATCGGTGGTCCTCAAGGGGATGCAGGTCTTACAGGTCGTAAGATTATTGTAGATACGTACGGTGGTTATGCACGTCACGGTGGTGGTGCATTCAGTGGTAAGGATGCTACGAAAGTAGACCGTAGTGGCGCATATGCAGCACGTTACGTTGCGAAGAACATCGTAGCAGCAGGTCTTGCAGATAAATGTGAAGTACAGTTAGCGTATGCTATCGGTGTAGCACAGCCTGTATCTATCTCTGTTGAAACTTATGGTACTTCAGAGTACACAGAGCAGCAGCTTGTTGAAGCGGTACGTAAAACATTCGATTTACGTCCAGCAGGAATTATCCAGATGCTAGATCTACGTCGTCCAATCTACAAACAGACAGCAGCGTATGGTCATTTCGGTCGTACTGA
- a CDS encoding helix-turn-helix domain-containing protein has protein sequence MFILNKKYNLDIKLKLIKEYKEGNIGYDSLSNKYDIDPSQLKTWTYQFDTFGIDGLISNMTRKKYSTDEKLRIIQYRITNQLSYKETARIFEITNPTLIAQWQMKYNQYGILGLESKPKGRASKTMKNKDVDNTRLNESERQELIRLREENRRLEIAIALEKKLQSLARKNQTKK, from the coding sequence GTGTTTATTTTGAATAAAAAGTATAATCTTGATATTAAATTAAAACTAATCAAAGAATATAAAGAAGGAAATATTGGTTATGATTCATTAAGTAACAAATATGATATCGATCCTTCACAACTAAAAACATGGACTTACCAATTTGATACCTTCGGTATTGACGGCCTTATATCAAATATGACCAGAAAGAAATATTCAACAGATGAAAAATTAAGAATCATTCAGTATAGAATTACTAATCAACTTTCATATAAAGAAACTGCTAGAATCTTTGAGATTACTAATCCTACTTTAATAGCTCAGTGGCAGATGAAATACAATCAATATGGTATCCTAGGTTTAGAATCAAAACCGAAGGGTCGTGCGTCTAAAACTATGAAAAATAAAGATGTTGATAACACTCGTTTAAACGAAAGTGAACGACAAGAATTAATACGCTTACGTGAGGAAAACAGGAGATTAGAAATCGCAATTGCTCTCGAAAAAAAGTTACAATCCTTAGCTCGAAAAAATCAAACAAAGAAATAG